The Devosia sp. MC521 genome segment GTCGAGTCCATCTGTTCCATGAACAGAGCGACCGCCAAAATGAGCGGGGTGACGCGGATCACAAAGCTAACCAATGAGTCTATGGAAAGGGTAGGCAGAAGCGGAAGCAATTATGGTGGGTTTGACCTCCTGCGGCCAGCCCGATCCATCTTAAATCGTTCGTTCTATCGAACTCTATTCTTACCTTCGCTTTTAGCGACCGACAATTTCGCGTCGGCGCGACGAATAAGTGTCTCAGGCGTGTCCTCTGCCTCAAGCTCTGCAACGCCTACGCTGATGGTAATGGCGACGGGGACCCCACCAAGCATAAACGCGTCGCTGGCCACGGCTGCACGCAATCGCTCGGCCATGATGTGCGCTGCCAATATCTCTGTTCTGGGCAGGATGACGTAGAATTCGGCGTCGCCCATGCGGCCAATGACGTCTTGACGTCTCAATAGGCTTTGGCATCGCTCAACCAGCATGGCGAGGACTTTATCGCCCGCCGCATACCCATATTGAAGGTTGATCTTCTTGAAGCTGTCGATGTCCAAGATCATGACAGCGAGAAAATTCTTGTTGTGTAGCGCGCGATTGAACTCGCTGCGAATGATCGCTGCACCATGTTCGCGGGTGAATACTTCAGTAATCGCGTCCGATTGTTCGACGATAGTGACTTCCCGTGCCACTCGAGAAATCTCGAAAAGTAGAAAGACAATGATTGTGCACGCTACAATAATGGCCATCAGGACCAGTGCATGGTCGGCGAAGGGGAAAGCGTCAGGAATATGGTCAGACCAGCGTTGGGCCTGTGAAACTTGGTGAAGCGCAAAAACGATGATGCTCAACATCGCGATTGTGCGCAGGAATCCTAAGCGCGCTGCGGCCGATCGAAAAGCATTGGTAATTCGGGAGATAGCGCGAATTCTCAAGCTGATCTCCTGAAACCGAAACCCATGTTGGGCTGCATACTAGTTCCCCACCGGAAGACTATGCATAGTGCCAATAGCTATTTACTAAGTGATTTAAGTTTGTCGCGCTATTACATCAAATGTGTCGATGAGCTCCTGATTGTGTCCCCTTACCAATCAGACGCACTCAGGCACTAGGCAAGTCGCCACTCCGGTGGTATGCACCATCGCCAACCTGAACCCGCGACGGTCTCCGCGCCGGTTCACATTCCAACATCTCTGTACTGACAGTAGGCAGGAAGGTTCTGGCCTTGGCAAAGATTATTACCACTATCACTGGCGATGCCGCGCTCACGTTTGACGACGTGCTCCTTCAGCCTGCGCGCTCTGACATTCTGCCGACCGAAACCGACATTTCGACCTACGTGACCAAGGATATCGCGCTCAAGCTCCCGATCCTTTCCTCGGCCATGGATACCGTTACCGAAGCGAACATGGCGATTGCTATGGCGCAGGCCGGTGGCATGGGTGTTATCCATAAGAACCTGACCGCTACTGAGCAGGCGGAACAGGTTCGCATGGTCAAGTCGTTTGAAAGCGGCATGGTCGTAAACCCGATCACCATTGGTCCCGATGCGACCTTGGCGGATGCGCTCTCGCTCATGCAGAAGAGCCGTATCTCGGGTATTCCTGTTGTCGAAAACGGCGGTAAGGGCGGTCGTTTGACTGGCAAGCTGGTTGGTATCCTCACTAACCGCGACGTGCGTTTCGCAAAGAGCCCAGCACAGCCGATCTCGGAACTGATGACTCATCAGAACCTGATCACGGTCCGTGAAGGCGTTTCGAAGGAAGAAGCGCAGGTTCTGCTGCATCGTCACCGCATCGAGAAGCTGCTGGTCGTCGATGAAGACTACCGCTGCATCGGTCTGATCACGGTTAAGGACATGGAGAAGGCTCAGCTCCACCCGAACGCCGTAAAGGACGAGCAGGGGCGCTTGCGCGTGGCTGCGGCCTCGACCGTCGGTGACAATGGTTACGAACGCTCGCAAGCCCTGATCGACGCTGGTGTTGACCTGCTGGTCATCGACACCGCCCACGGTCACTCGGTGCGCGTTGCCGAAGCTGTCGAGCGCATCAAGCGCGAAAACAATAATGTCCGCATTGTAGCGGGCAATGTTGCGACTGCGGAAGCCACCAAGGCCCTCATCGATGCTGGCGCTGACGCCGTTAAGGTCGGCATTGGTCCGGGCTCGATCTGCACTACCCGTATCGTCGCCGGTGTTGGCGTTCCGCAGCTTGCGGCCGTTATGAGCTGTGCGGAAGAAGGCGCAAAGGCCGGCATTCCTGTCATCGCAGACGGCGGCATCAAGTTCTCGGGCGACATGGCCAAGGCACTTGCTGGCGGTGCGGCCTGCGTCATGGTTGGCTCGCTGCTCGCAGGGACTGACGAAGCTCCGGGCGAAGTGTTCCTCTACCAGGGACGTTCGTATAAGTCTTACCGCGGCATGGGCTCGGTCGGAGCAATGGGTGCTGGTTCGGCTGACCGTTACTTCCAGCAGGACGTGCGCGATCAGATGAAGCTCGTTCCTGAAGGCATTGAAGGTCAGGTTCCGTATAAGGGCCCGGCTGGCGCGGTTCTCCACCAGCTCGCTGGCGGTCTGCGTGCATCCATGGGCTATACCGGCGCGCACAATCTCAAGGACTTCCGCGAGAACTCTGTGTTCGTCAAGATTTCTGGCGCTGCACTGAGCGAAAGCCACGTCCACGACGTGACCATCACCCGCGAAGCGCCGAACTACCGCTCCGGCCGCTAAGGTTTGTAGCCGGTTCAAATTGAGGGCCTCTCCCGCACGGGAGGGGCCTTTTTGCTTTGGGAGATTTGCCGGTTATCGCTGGGGGCTTTGGTGCTTAAAATCACAGTTTTGGAGGGAGCCTATGCAGTCTGATGTAAAACACGAACAGATCAAGCTTGCCGCGAATGCACTTAATGGGATCGGTGTTGGCACGATATTATCTTCAGTCGTTGCGCCCTATATCGGGATTGGGATCGGCTCATTAAGGCCAGAGGTGGATTGGCTGAACCTTGCCGGAGTGAGTGCATTTGGTCTACTCTTGGGTGTCATCTGTCTCTTTGAGGCGCAGCGGCGTCTAGAAAAATTGGAGTTGGCAGAATGAATGAAACTCTCTTTCTCTGGCTTTGGGCACCTTTCGCGATCGGCTTTGTAATCGTGGCGGTCCGTCTGATGGAATTTTGGGCCGACAGGCGCCATCGCAAGCGCCACCATCCGGCTGAATAAACACTGTCAGCCGAAACATCCTATCTTTCGGCGCGTTAGCCCCGCATTCCGACTCTCTTCCAGAGCTTTGCCAAATGCAGCTAACTGCGAAAATTCTGCTATTTTCCGTTGTCGCTCAAGTGATCCTCGCGCTCGTCATTTTGGTTTTGATGGGGCGGGAGCGGGTGCCGCGCATAGCACGCGGTGAAATCCGCATGGCGGATGTTGCGGTCGATCGAACCGCTTATCCGCTGAAAGCGCGTTTGCTTTCAAACTCCTTTGACAATCAATTCCAGCTCCCCGTGCTGTTCTATGTGGCCGTTGTGCTGTCGCTACAGATTGGCGCGGTCGGGTGGATTGAAGCGGCGCTGGGCTGGCTTTTCGTGGCGTCTCGCTATATCCACGCTGGCATACACGTCACTACCAATAATCTGCCAAAGCGGTTCGTGGTCTATTGCACCGGCCTTGTCGTGCTCGCCCTGTTCTGGCTATGGCTCCTCATTCGCATTCTCTTAGCTTGAGTATTTGTCCATGCGTCTTCCCGGCCGTATCGCCGCCGCCATTGTAGTTCTGTCCGATGTGGAGCAGCGCAAGCGCCCGGTTTCAGAAGCGCTCAAGGCTTGGGGTATCAACAACCGTTTCGCTGGCGCAGGTGACCGCGCCGCTATCGGCAATATCGTCTACGACGCATTGCGTTCGCGGTCCTCACTCGCGGCTGCCATGGGCGCAGACACCCCGCGCGCCCTTGTGTTGGGCGTTATCCTGCGAGGCTGGGGCGAAAGCCCGGAGGCGCTCAACGAGCTGTTTGCTGCGGATAGCCATGCGCCAGAAGCGCTGAGCGCTGAAGAAATCGCTGGCGCGACCGCCGATCTTTCGAGCGCGCCGGAACACGTCCAGGCCGATTTGCCCGAATGGCTCGTACCGTCACTCAAGCGCGCTTTTGGCGATGATTTTATTGCCGAAGGTCATGCCATGACTGGCCGTCCGTCGCTCGATATTCGTGCCAACGCGCTGAAGGCGACATCGCAAAAGGTCGCAAAATCGCTGGCGCGTTTTACCCCTGAAGAAACTGCGATTGCGCCATTCGGTCTGACCATGCCGGCCGGTCCACGCGATGCGCGGACGCCCAATGTCACCACCGACGAAGGCTACCTTAAGGGTTGGTTTGAAGTTCAAGATCAGGGCAGCCAGATCGTTTCGGCTTTGGCTGGCGCCAAGGAAGGCGAACAGGTTCTCGATCTTTGCGCTGGGGCAGGGGGCAAGACCCTTGCGCTGGCCGCGACCATGGGCAACACCGGGCAGATCTTCGCCTATGACAGCGACCGCTCGCGTCTGGCGCCGATCTATGACCGCCTCAAGCGCAATGGCGTGCGCAACGCACAGGTTCGCGCTCCGAACCCTGGCGCGCTCGACGAGTTGATCGGCAAGATCGACCGCGTCGTTGTTGATGCGCCCTGCACCGGTACGGGTACTTGGCGCCGTCGCCCAGACACCAAGTGGAAGCTCACTCCAGAGCTGATCGCTTTGCGTCAGTCTGAACAGGCTGCCCTCTTGGAACAAGCTCTGACCTTCCTGAAGGTGGGCGGAACGTTGGTTTATATTACCTGCTCCGTTCTCCCCGAGGAGAACGATGATCAAGTCGTTGATTTCGTTAAGAGCCACGCCAATGTCGAAACCGTCCCGATGGCAACAGCTTGGCGCAAGGCTTTGATCTCGGACTTGCCTGAAGGTTTGGAGACCCCAGCCGGTGGCTTGATGCTAACGCCAGCACGCACCAACACCGACGGTTTCTACATCCACCTGCTGCGCAAAAAGGCATAAACCGCCCTCCGCATTGAACTTTACGGCAAACTCGGCGTTCTCCTCCCAAATGGGCCTGGAGAACGCTAATGTCCGCCGCGACAACTGACTACCGCACGCCACAATCCTGGATTGTCCTCGCTGTCTTCATCGTCGCTGTCGTGGGGATCGGTAGCTTTATCGGCACCCAAACCCCTCCCGGTCCTTGGTTCGAGAGCTTGGCTAAGCCCTCGTGGAACCCGCCCGGCGCAGTTTTTGCCCCGGTCTGGACCATACTTTATGTCATGATCGCTATCGCTGGTTGGCGCGTGGTCATGGACAATCCCAAATCCAAAGCCATGATGCTGTGGTATGCCCAGATGGTGCTGAACTTTCTGTGGTCGCCCGTGTGGTTCGGGGCGGAAATGCCTTGGCTCGCCTTCGGCATTATTGTGGTGCTCTGGGTAACAATCGTCGCCTTCATTTTGACTGTGCGCCATCGCGATACGCTCGCGGCGTGGCTGTTTGTGCCCTATCTGGCGTGGGTGAGTTTTGCGACGGTCCTCTGCGGCACAATCGCCGCGATGAACAGCTAAGCCTTGCGAAACTGAGGGAGTGATCCGCTCCCTCGATTTTGCAACGCAAGTCTGCGCATCACTGGTCTTGCGGAATCCCGAAACTGGCTGTAAAGCCCGGCCATGCAGCACCCAGACACCGCCCCCACCGACACCATCCTCATTGTCGACTATGGCTCGCAGGTCACCCAGCTGATCGCGCGTCGTATCCGCGAGACTGGTGTTTACTGCGAAATCCATCCGTTCCAGTCCGCTGACGCCGCTTTTGCGGCGATGAACCCCAAAGGCGTGATCCTTTCGGGCTCCCCAGCGTCGACGCTCGATGAGAACGCTCCCCACATTCCAGAAGTCATCTTGACCTCTGGTCTGCCGATCTTCGGCATTTGCTACGGTCAGCAGGCCCTCTGCATGGCGCTCGGTGGCAAGGTCGAAGCCGGTCACCACCGTGAATTTGGTCGCGCCGAAGTTGTCGTCTCCAAGCCTAGTGCTCTTTACGAAGGCGTCTGGGATGACGGTGCCGCTCACCAAGTTTGGATGAGCCACGGCGACCGCGTCGTTTCCCTGCCAGAAGGTTTCGAAGTCGTTGGGACGTCGCCAAATGCGCCGTTCGCGATGATTGCGAACGAAGAGAAGAAAATCTGGGGCGTTCAGTTCCACCCTGAAGTGGTTCACACGCCAGATGGCGCCAAGCTGTTCCAGAACTTCGTCCATAAGATTTGCGGCCTCCAGTCCAACTGGACCATGCAGGCTTACCGCCAGAAGATGATCGACAAGATCCGCGAACAGGTCGGTTCCGGTCGCGTTATCTGCGGTCTCTCCGGCGGCGTTGATTCCTCCGTTGCCGCTGTTCTGATCCACGAAGCCATTGGCGATCAGCTCACCTGCATCTACGTTGACCACGGTCTGATGCGTATGAACGAAAGCGAACAGGTCGTGACCATGTTCCGCGATCAGTTCAACATTCCGCTGGTTCACGTCGACGTTTCCGACAAGTTCATTGGCGAACTTGAAGGTCAGGTCGATCCTGAAACCAAGCGCAAGATCATTGGCCGTCTCTTCATCGAAACCTTCGAAGAAGAAGCTAAAAAGCTTGGCGGCGCAGAGTTCCTCGCTCAGGGCACGCTTTATCCAGACGTCATCGAATCCGTGTCGTTCACCGGTGGTCCTTCGGTCACCATCAAGTCGCACCACAATGTGGGCGGCCTGCCAGAACGCATGAACATGAAGCTGGTCGAGCCGCTGCGCGAGCTGTTCAAGGACGAAGTCCGTCAGCTTGGTCGCGATCTCGGTATTCCGGATAGCTTCATTGGCCGTCACCCATTCCCGGGTCCAGGCCTTGCGATCCGTTGCCCGGGCGGCATCACACGCGAAAAGCTCGACATTCTGCGCAAGGCAGATGCGATCTATCTCGACGAAATCCGCAAGTCTGGTCAGTACGACAAGATTTGGCAGGCATTTGCCGTTCTGCTGCCGGTTCAGACCGTTGGCGTGATGGGCGATGGTCGTACCTATGAATTCGTCTGCGCTCTGCGCGCCGTGACCTCGGTCGATGGCATGACGGCTGATTTCTATCAGTTCGACATGAACTTCCTCGGTAAGACCGCGACCCGCATCATCAATGAAGTCCGTGGCATCAATCGCGTCGTCTACGACGTGACGTCCAAGCCACCCGGCACCATTGAGTGGGAATGATCTCCCGCACCTGATTTGAAAGTGCCGGTAGAGCAATCTACCGGCACTTTTTGTTTGTTGCCGTTGGTTTGCAACTCCGCCTCCGGTCGACGCGTTATTATGGTGCCAATAAGGCAAAAAGTGTCGGTTGGCGTCAGTGCCGGTTGAAGGGTTCATTTACTGCAGCAGAGTCTGTGATTTCAGATTTGCAGCAGTCTTTGGGATAGGTCTTCGATTGGCGGGCGCCGATAGGGGGTTAAGCGAAGTGACGAACCATCTCTCCATTGTGTCATTGCAGGCTGGGCCTCCACCCAACAAGAGCGACACGCAGTCCCGCTTACCGGTCGGTGATTTGGCGTCTACTATCGTCTCTGCCTTACCTTCGCCGGCTGCTGTGTTGAACCGACAGGGTCTAGTCTTGGCGATCAACGCTCAATGGCAGGACGTCAACACTCAGGCTGAAACCACAAGCATTGGAAATTCCTGGCTGAACCTTGTCGAGCCGGGGGATCGCTATGTGGCGCTTTCGTGCTTTTCTGAGGCAGCTGCCAATGCCCGCACCTCGATTGAATTGCGCCTGCTCACCCGGTCTGGATCATCCCGCTGGCATGTGGTCACATTGAGCCCACTGACCGCCGACACCTTGCTCTGCGTGGCCACGGACATCGATGCCATTCGCCGCCGTGAGGCTTTGCTCGAGACCAAGGCTTCGATGCAGACACAGATGCTCGACATCTCCGTAGATTGCATCAAGCTCATCACGCCCGATGGCATGGTCTTGCACATGAACAAGTCTGGTTGTCGCGCGCTGGGGTGCCAGAAGGCTCATCCTTTGGAGTGCCTTGGTTGGATCTTTTGCCCGACGATGTCCGCGAGGCCGGTCGAGCGGCCATTGAAGCTGCGCGCAATAGCAACATTGGTCGTTTCGCGGGTCGAAGCGTCATTCCCGGGCAGGCGCCGCAGCACTGGGACAATAGTTTGACGCCGGTTTTGGATGCCAATGGGCAAACCACTGCGATCCTGGTGGTCTCGCGTGAGGTCACCGCACAGCACATGGCAAATCAATCTCTCAGGCAGAGTGAAGAGCGCCTGAGCATGGCAGCCAATGTTGGCGGCCTAGGAATTTGGGACTACGACATTCGCGCCGACAAAATGGTTTGCGATGATAATTGGTATCGCATCGTTGGTCGCGACCCTTCGCAGCCGATCTCGTCGGTGGCCGAATTCGGACCGATGATCCATCCTGAGGATGTGCAGATCGCAACGGAGGTGCGCCACACTTCCGAAGAACTGCTCGCCACAGGTGAAGACTACCGGATCGTCTTCCGCGTGGTGCACCCTGACGGTGAGGTGCGCTGGGTGCGCTCGGCAGCGGCGATACAAACGCAAGACGGGCAGGCGGTGCGGGCGACCGGGTTCATGGTTGACGTCACTGAGAGCGTCCTGCGGGAACAGGCCCTTCAGGAGCAAAATCAGCGTTTGCTGATAGAGCGCGAATCTCTGGCGCTGCTGAGTTCTCAAGATGCGCTAACGGGCGTTGCCAATCGGCGCGAACTTGATGATCGGCTTGGTAAGCTTTGGGCGGACGCCAAATCGACTGGAATTCCGTTGGCGATTGTTATGGTCGATGTCGACCACTTCAAAGAATTCAACGATCACTATGGGCACCTGGCGGGAGACGCTGTGCTCAAGCGGGTCGCCGAAGCGTTGCTCTCGCTCACCCGGAGCACCGACCTTGTCGCCCGTTACGGCGGCGAGGAGTTCTTGATGGCTCTACCCGGCGTTATCAGGCCTGTGACCATACTCAACCGCATCAACGAAGTCGTGCGCGAGTTGGACGTTAATCACCTCTCCTCGCACACGGGGCGGCTAACAGTTAGCGCAGGATGCGCCGTTGGCGCGAATGTCGAAGGATCTGTCGAACACTTGATCGCGCGAGCCGATGAGGCGCTTTATCAAGCCAAACAGCAGGGGCGCGATAGATATGTGATCAACACTGCGGGGGAAGCCTAGAATAGTCCAACGAGACGCAGCCTATGGATGTTTGCAATCCGGGGACCTCATGCTAAAGCTGCCGGGAAATTTCGAACCAATTCAGGTTGCCAATGTCTCAGGACAATATCTTCCGCGAAATCGATGAAGAACTGCGCACAGACCGTATTCGGTCCATGTGGAAGCGGTATGCTCCTTTTGTCATTGGCGGTGCCGTCGCGATCGTCGCTCTGGTAGCGGTCAACGAAGGCTGGAGCTGGTATACGAAATCACAGTCGGCAGCGGCATCAGAAGAACTCTATTTGGCCTATGATGCGGCCGAAAATGGTGATCTTGAAGCGGCTCGCGCTCAGCTCGAAGCCATCTCGGCTAAGGGCGGCGGCTACGCTGTTTTGGCGCAGTTCCGCGCTGCAGCACTTCTGGGCGAACAGGGCGACTCGACAGCCGCCGTTGCCGCCTATGATGGTGTCGCCAACACCCAGTCCAACCCGCGCCTGCGTGAGCTGGCTCTCTTGTCGGCCGCTCAATTGCTCGTCGACACGGGCACTCTGGCTGACGTTGAAGCGCGCATTGCAACGCTGGCAACTGACGACAATCCACTGCGCCGTGTGGCGCGCGAACTGCTGGGCCTGGCTCAGTATAAGGCTGGCGAAGGCGAAGCGGCTCAGGCCAGCTTCGAAGCGGTTCTGAATGATCCGCTCGCTGCTCAGTCTACGCGCAGCCGCATGTCGTTCTATCTTGCACAAATGCTCTCGGAAGGCGTTGTCACTGCTGACGCGCCTGCCGCCGATGAGGCTCCAGCCGCTGACGAAGCGCCTGCGGCTGAAGAAGCCCCGGCAGCTGAATAACATACCCCTTGAAGGGACGCCGCCATGACGGTTACCGTTGCCATTGTCGGCCGCCCAAACGTAGGCAAGTCGACCCTATTCAACCGGCTCGTTGGTCGTAAGATCGCGCTGGTTGACGACACCCCCGGCGTCACGCGTGACCGCCGTGAAGCTGAAGGTCATATTGCCGATCTTACCTTCCGTGTTCTTGACACGGCAGGCTATGAAGACGTTCGTGACGGCAGCCTAGAAGATCGCATGCGCCAGCAGACTGAGCTGGCAATCAATGAAGCCGACGTCATCCTGTTCATGATCGACGCGCGCGCTGGCGTTGTGCCGCTCGACGAACGCTTTGCGCAGGTTCTGCGTAAGGCGGGCAAGCATGTCCACCTCGTGGGCAATAAGGCCGAAGCCAAGGCTTCCGAGCATGGCCTCGTGGAAGCGTTCAAGCTCGGCTTTGGCGAGCCGATCGCGCTTTCGGCAGAACATGGTCTTGGTCTTTCTGAACTCTACTCCATCGTTTCGGCTGCTATTGATAAGGCTGCTGAAAAGAAGGCGCAGGAAGAAGCTGATGCTGCGGCTGGTGAACAGTCCGATCTCGACTTCCTGCCTGAAGTTGATGTTGATATCACTCCCGACATGCTCGAAGGCGAAGGCGATGACGCAACACTGCGTTGGAACCCGAAGCGCTATTTGAACGTCGCCATCGTTGGCCGCCCGAATGCGGGCAAGTCGACCCTCGTTAACCGCATGGTTGGTGAAGAACGCGTTCTGGTCGGCCCAGAAGCTGGTATCACCCGCGACAGCATTCTCGTTCCATGGGAATGGGAAGGCCGCACGATCAACCTCGTCGATACCGCTGGTATTCGTCGTCGTTCGCGCGTTCAGGAAAAGCTGGAAAAGTTGGCAGTAGGCGACAGCCTGCGCTCGCTGCAATACGCGGAAGTCGTTGTGCTTATGCTCGACGCGACGATCCCGTTTGAAAAGCAGGATTTGGCTCTGGCCGATCTTGTGGAACGTGAAGGCCGCGCCATGGTCATCGCGCTCAACAAGTGGGACCTGATCGAAGACAAGAACAAGACGCTCACTGAGCTGCGTGAGGAATGCGAACGTCTGCTGCCGCAGGTGCGCGGTATTCCGCTCGTGACGCTTTCTGGCCTTACCGGCAAGAATATCGACCGTCTGATGGAAGCGATTTTCGAGGTGGAGCGTTCCTGGAATGCTCACGTTTCGACCTCGCGCCTCAACCGTTGGCTTTCGGGCATGATCGAGAGCCATCCACCTCCGGCAGTTGCTGGTCGTCGTCTCAAGATGCGTTACATGACGCAGGCCAAGACACGTCCGCCTTCGTACATCATTTTCGCTTCGCGTCCCGAAGTCGTCCCGATGAGCTATCAACGCTATCTTGTGAACGGCCTTCGTGAAGCCTTCGGTATTAAGGGATCGCCTATCCGTATTTGGCTACGCGGCGGCAAAAACCCCTACGCGCCAAAAGACTAAGCGTTTCGGTTCGGAGCTAGCTCCAAAAGTAAAGAGGGGGACGAGGGATTGTAAGGCAAACTTACTCCCTCGTCCCCTATTCACATCTGGACCGTGATCCCTATACTGGCGCGGTCGTAACAGCCCGTCATTGGTCACGGCCTGCCAATTTTGCACTTTGTTGCTTACAGAGATCCTCATCGTCGTCGTTCTGATTCTCGTGAACGGCGCCTTGGCCATGTCAGAACTGGCCGTCGTTTCTTCCCGTCCCGCCCGCCTCAAGGTCATGGCTGACCAAGGCAATAAAGGCGCAGCTACCGCTATGCGTCTCGCGGAAGAGCCTGGGAAGTTCCTTTCATCCGTCCAGATCGGTATTACGCTGGTCGGCATCCTTTCGGGTGCCTTCTCCGGTGCAACACTCGGTGCGCGCTTAACCGTCTGGCTTTACTCCGTTGGCGTTCCGACCAACATCGCCGATGTCGCTGGTGTTGGTGTTGTTGTCGTCCTGATCACCTACGGGTCGCTGATTTTGGGTGAGCTGGTGCCCAAGCAAGTGGCGCTGCGTAATCCCGAACTGGTTGCGTCGCGCGTCGCCCAGCCCATGTATATCTTGGCTAAGGTCGGTACGCCGATCGTTTGGCTCCTCGATATTTCGGGCAAGCTGGTGCTGCGCCTGCTCGGTCAGAGTGGTCAGAGCGAAGAAGTTGTGACGGAAGAAGAAGTCCGCACAATCATCGCTGAAGCGACTACTGC includes the following:
- a CDS encoding diguanylate cyclase; amino-acid sequence: MPWLDLLPDDVREAGRAAIEAARNSNIGRFAGRSVIPGQAPQHWDNSLTPVLDANGQTTAILVVSREVTAQHMANQSLRQSEERLSMAANVGGLGIWDYDIRADKMVCDDNWYRIVGRDPSQPISSVAEFGPMIHPEDVQIATEVRHTSEELLATGEDYRIVFRVVHPDGEVRWVRSAAAIQTQDGQAVRATGFMVDVTESVLREQALQEQNQRLLIERESLALLSSQDALTGVANRRELDDRLGKLWADAKSTGIPLAIVMVDVDHFKEFNDHYGHLAGDAVLKRVAEALLSLTRSTDLVARYGGEEFLMALPGVIRPVTILNRINEVVRELDVNHLSSHTGRLTVSAGCAVGANVEGSVEHLIARADEALYQAKQQGRDRYVINTAGEA
- a CDS encoding tetratricopeptide repeat protein, with the protein product MSQDNIFREIDEELRTDRIRSMWKRYAPFVIGGAVAIVALVAVNEGWSWYTKSQSAAASEELYLAYDAAENGDLEAARAQLEAISAKGGGYAVLAQFRAAALLGEQGDSTAAVAAYDGVANTQSNPRLRELALLSAAQLLVDTGTLADVEARIATLATDDNPLRRVARELLGLAQYKAGEGEAAQASFEAVLNDPLAAQSTRSRMSFYLAQMLSEGVVTADAPAADEAPAADEAPAAEEAPAAE
- a CDS encoding GGDEF domain-containing protein, with protein sequence MRIRAISRITNAFRSAAARLGFLRTIAMLSIIVFALHQVSQAQRWSDHIPDAFPFADHALVLMAIIVACTIIVFLLFEISRVAREVTIVEQSDAITEVFTREHGAAIIRSEFNRALHNKNFLAVMILDIDSFKKINLQYGYAAGDKVLAMLVERCQSLLRRQDVIGRMGDAEFYVILPRTEILAAHIMAERLRAAVASDAFMLGGVPVAITISVGVAELEAEDTPETLIRRADAKLSVAKSEGKNRVR
- a CDS encoding TspO/MBR family protein translates to MSAATTDYRTPQSWIVLAVFIVAVVGIGSFIGTQTPPGPWFESLAKPSWNPPGAVFAPVWTILYVMIAIAGWRVVMDNPKSKAMMLWYAQMVLNFLWSPVWFGAEMPWLAFGIIVVLWVTIVAFILTVRHRDTLAAWLFVPYLAWVSFATVLCGTIAAMNS
- a CDS encoding RsmB/NOP family class I SAM-dependent RNA methyltransferase gives rise to the protein MRLPGRIAAAIVVLSDVEQRKRPVSEALKAWGINNRFAGAGDRAAIGNIVYDALRSRSSLAAAMGADTPRALVLGVILRGWGESPEALNELFAADSHAPEALSAEEIAGATADLSSAPEHVQADLPEWLVPSLKRAFGDDFIAEGHAMTGRPSLDIRANALKATSQKVAKSLARFTPEETAIAPFGLTMPAGPRDARTPNVTTDEGYLKGWFEVQDQGSQIVSALAGAKEGEQVLDLCAGAGGKTLALAATMGNTGQIFAYDSDRSRLAPIYDRLKRNGVRNAQVRAPNPGALDELIGKIDRVVVDAPCTGTGTWRRRPDTKWKLTPELIALRQSEQAALLEQALTFLKVGGTLVYITCSVLPEENDDQVVDFVKSHANVETVPMATAWRKALISDLPEGLETPAGGLMLTPARTNTDGFYIHLLRKKA
- the guaB gene encoding IMP dehydrogenase encodes the protein MAKIITTITGDAALTFDDVLLQPARSDILPTETDISTYVTKDIALKLPILSSAMDTVTEANMAIAMAQAGGMGVIHKNLTATEQAEQVRMVKSFESGMVVNPITIGPDATLADALSLMQKSRISGIPVVENGGKGGRLTGKLVGILTNRDVRFAKSPAQPISELMTHQNLITVREGVSKEEAQVLLHRHRIEKLLVVDEDYRCIGLITVKDMEKAQLHPNAVKDEQGRLRVAAASTVGDNGYERSQALIDAGVDLLVIDTAHGHSVRVAEAVERIKRENNNVRIVAGNVATAEATKALIDAGADAVKVGIGPGSICTTRIVAGVGVPQLAAVMSCAEEGAKAGIPVIADGGIKFSGDMAKALAGGAACVMVGSLLAGTDEAPGEVFLYQGRSYKSYRGMGSVGAMGAGSADRYFQQDVRDQMKLVPEGIEGQVPYKGPAGAVLHQLAGGLRASMGYTGAHNLKDFRENSVFVKISGAALSESHVHDVTITREAPNYRSGR
- the guaA gene encoding glutamine-hydrolyzing GMP synthase, whose translation is MQHPDTAPTDTILIVDYGSQVTQLIARRIRETGVYCEIHPFQSADAAFAAMNPKGVILSGSPASTLDENAPHIPEVILTSGLPIFGICYGQQALCMALGGKVEAGHHREFGRAEVVVSKPSALYEGVWDDGAAHQVWMSHGDRVVSLPEGFEVVGTSPNAPFAMIANEEKKIWGVQFHPEVVHTPDGAKLFQNFVHKICGLQSNWTMQAYRQKMIDKIREQVGSGRVICGLSGGVDSSVAAVLIHEAIGDQLTCIYVDHGLMRMNESEQVVTMFRDQFNIPLVHVDVSDKFIGELEGQVDPETKRKIIGRLFIETFEEEAKKLGGAEFLAQGTLYPDVIESVSFTGGPSVTIKSHHNVGGLPERMNMKLVEPLRELFKDEVRQLGRDLGIPDSFIGRHPFPGPGLAIRCPGGITREKLDILRKADAIYLDEIRKSGQYDKIWQAFAVLLPVQTVGVMGDGRTYEFVCALRAVTSVDGMTADFYQFDMNFLGKTATRIINEVRGINRVVYDVTSKPPGTIEWE
- the der gene encoding ribosome biogenesis GTPase Der, which encodes MTVTVAIVGRPNVGKSTLFNRLVGRKIALVDDTPGVTRDRREAEGHIADLTFRVLDTAGYEDVRDGSLEDRMRQQTELAINEADVILFMIDARAGVVPLDERFAQVLRKAGKHVHLVGNKAEAKASEHGLVEAFKLGFGEPIALSAEHGLGLSELYSIVSAAIDKAAEKKAQEEADAAAGEQSDLDFLPEVDVDITPDMLEGEGDDATLRWNPKRYLNVAIVGRPNAGKSTLVNRMVGEERVLVGPEAGITRDSILVPWEWEGRTINLVDTAGIRRRSRVQEKLEKLAVGDSLRSLQYAEVVVLMLDATIPFEKQDLALADLVEREGRAMVIALNKWDLIEDKNKTLTELREECERLLPQVRGIPLVTLSGLTGKNIDRLMEAIFEVERSWNAHVSTSRLNRWLSGMIESHPPPAVAGRRLKMRYMTQAKTRPPSYIIFASRPEVVPMSYQRYLVNGLREAFGIKGSPIRIWLRGGKNPYAPKD
- a CDS encoding MAPEG family protein, whose amino-acid sequence is MQLTAKILLFSVVAQVILALVILVLMGRERVPRIARGEIRMADVAVDRTAYPLKARLLSNSFDNQFQLPVLFYVAVVLSLQIGAVGWIEAALGWLFVASRYIHAGIHVTTNNLPKRFVVYCTGLVVLALFWLWLLIRILLA